Proteins co-encoded in one Triticum urartu cultivar G1812 unplaced genomic scaffold, Tu2.1 TuUngrouped_contig_4283, whole genome shotgun sequence genomic window:
- the LOC125527610 gene encoding putative disease resistance protein RGA1: MEAAIGAANGLIGSVLNHLSNEFVEAYVASSQLGLNSDKIKEDLLLAQGLLQVAQNRVLSDNLALQGLLRRLAVKADEAEDALDELHYFSIRDHLDGTHDAVPDLGDDILSRARHGCNALRYTVGNCLACFSCSRIKDGDDGVAADVVPDNPPNATVNLGSGDNDGPVDKLPFDRVAMSKKIKSVIEEIHSLCDSVSKLLPMIPHHSTTTRVTPSHRVTGSTITQPTLHGRRDLFDKTIDDILTTATDHPETLPVLPIVGPGVIGKTTFTQHLYNDKRIEEHFAVRAWVCVSTEFDVVKLSQQILSSIQRSNTSNQIDNLDELQISITQELKSKSFLIVFDDIWKCNSVGWKTLLAPFRMGEAKGSKVLVTTRFPSIAEMVKTTNQIALQGLEFDEFFTFFSLIFGGNKPEYCQEDLDDLATNIAKKLKGSPLAAITVGRLLSQDFSRGHWMGVLENNGWQKQKNDDDIMPSLRISYDYLPFYLKKCFSYFSLFPEDFEFNNLDMTYFWIALGIIEKDENYIEELVENGFLVKVVDDDEQPYYVMHDLLHELSLSVSSQECLNICRSNFRVDDIPQTVRHISFTMEDGFDGGVREEMIKLRSKIDIRNLRALLIFRYYEETIDGFLKDIFKEIEGLRVLYIVAKSQKSLPLNFSKLIHLRYLKIDMRPDEYDEMTFPSTISTFYHLKFLDFTCFPIYNLPNDISRLINLCHLFVDKKLHSSVPGIGKMKCLQELKEFCVKKESAGFELRELGKLTELRGELSIHNLEKVATREEATEAKLLCKRDLKALRLVWGTDHQHSTESDVLDALEPHHNLGALVIENHGGTSGPSWLCGDISIKMLGSLHLEGVSWGTLPPFGQLLHLTSLTLIRISVLREIRPGFGGVSDKSFMRLKQIVLDRLPEFIKWVGGANSHCFSRLEYISCKHCPNLCAVPFLECSVSYTNLWYFSIDDCPKLSLPPMPHISTLRYSLPEKL, encoded by the coding sequence ATGGAGGCGGCGATCGGTGCGGCGAACGGACTCATTGGCAGCGTGCTGAACCACCTGTCCAATGAGTTCGTGGAGGCCTATGTTGCCAGCTCCCAGCTCGGCCTCAACTCTGACAAGATCAAGGAGGATCTCTTGCTCGCGCAAGGGCTGCTGCAAGTGGCTCAGAACAGGGTACTGAGCGACAACCTCGCTCTTCAGGGGTTACTGCGGAGGCTCGCCGTCAAGGCCGACGAGGCCGAGGATGCGCTGGATGAGCTGCACTACTTCAGCATCCGTGACCACCTCGACGGCACCCACGACGCAGTGCCTGACCTGGGTGATGACATCCTGAGTCGTGCTCGCCATGGTTGCAATGCTCTTCGCTACACTGTCGGTAACTGCCTTGCATGCTTTTCTTGTTCACGCATCAAAgatggtgatgatggtgttgCTGCTGATGTCGTTCCTGATAACCCACCTAATGCCACTGTAAACCTTGGTAGTGGTGATAATGATGGTCCAGTTGATAAGTTGCCATTTGATAGAGTTGCCATGTCCAAAAAAATCAAGTCAGTGATAGAGGAAATACATTCCCTGTGTGACAGTGTCTCCAAGTTGCTCCCCATGATTCCACACCATAGCACCACCACAAGAGTCACCCCAAGTCATCGTGTCACAGGATCAACCATTACACAACCAACATTGCATGGGAGGAGAGACCTTTTCGATAAAACCATAGATGACATCCTCACTACTGCCACAGATCACCCGGAAACCCTTCCTGTTCTTCCTATAGTTGGTCCAGGGGTTATTGGAAAGACAACCTTCACCCAACACCTTTATAATGATAAAAGGATAGAAGAGCACTTTGCTGTTAGGGCTTGGGTATGTGTATCAACTGAGTTTGATGTGGTTAAGCTCAGCCAACAGATCCTTAGCTCCATACAAAGAAGCAACACTTCAAATCAAATAGACAATTTAGATGAGCTCCAAATATCCATCACACAGGAACTCAAGTCCAAAAGTTTTTTAATCGTGTTTGATGATATATGGAAATGCAATAGTGTGGGGTGGAAAACCCTCTTGGCTCCATTCAGGATGGGGGAAGCCAAGGGTAGCAAGGTTCTTGTCACAACTCGATTTCCATCTATAGCTGAAATGGTGAAAACCACCAACCAAATAGCATTGCAAGGTCTGGAGTTTGATGAGTTCTTCACATTCTTTTCATTAATATTTGGGGGTAACAAACCTGAGTATTGCCAAGAGGACTTAGATGATCTTGCAACTAATATTGCAAAGAAGTTGAAGGGTTCACCTCTCGCAGCCATAACAGTTGGTCGGTTGCTGAGCCAGGACTTTTCTCGGGGACATTGGATGGGAGTTCTAGAAAACAACGGGTggcaaaaacaaaaaaatgatgATGACATTATGCCATCCTTAAGGATTAGCTATGATTACCTTCCTTTTTATCTAAAAAAATGCTTTTCATATTTTTCCTTGTTCCCTGAAGATTTTGAATTTAACAACTTAGATATGACGTATTTTTGGATTGCACTGGGAATCATAGAAAAAGATGAGAATTATATAGAAGAATTAGTAGAGAATGGCTTCCTTGTGAaggttgttgatgatgatgagcaaCCATACTATGTAATGCATGATTTATTACATGAGTTGTCTCTAAGTGTTTCGTCGCAAGAGTGCCTCAACATATGTAGGTCAAATTTTAGAGTTGATGACATCCCACAAACTGTTCGACACATATCTTTCACAATGGAAGATGGATTTGATGGGGGTGTTAGGGAAGAAATGATTAAATTGAGGAGCAAGATAGACATTCGCAATTTGCGAGCTTTGTTGATCTTTAGATATTATGAAGAAACAATTGATGGATTTTTGAAAGATATTTTTAAGGAAATAGAGGGTCTTCGTGTCCTATATATAGTAGCGAAATCCCAAAAATCCTTGCCACTCAACTTTTCAAAACTTATCCACCTCCGATACTTAAAAATTGATATGAGACCAGATGAGTACGATGAAATGACTTTTCCTAGTACAATATCCACATTTTATCACTTGAAATTCTTAGACTTTACATGCTTTCCTATATATAACTTACCAAATGACATTAGCCGCCTTATCAATTTATGCCATCTTTTTGTTGACAAAAAACTCCATTCTAGTGTTCCTGGGATCGGAAAGATGAAATGCTTGCAGGAGCTAAAAGAGTTCTGTGTTAAAAAAGAGAGTGCTGGATTTGAACTGCGAGAGTTGGGTAAACTAACAGAGCTTCGAGGAGAACTAAGCATACATAATCTTGAGAAGGTGGCAACTAGGGAAGAGGCTACAGAAGCCAAGCTTCTGTGTAAAAGAGATTTGAAAGCGTTGAGGTTAGTTTGGGGTACAGACCACCAACATAGCACAGAATCTGATGTTCTTGATGCTCTTGAGCCACACCATAATCTTGGAGCACTTGTGATTGAAAATCATGGTGGTACAAGTGGTCCTAGCTGGTTGTGTGGTGACATTAGCATCAAAATGTTGGGGTCTCTCCACCTGGAGGGTGTGTCTTGGGGCACCCTTCCACCTTTTGGGCAGCTATTGCATCTCACATCACTCACATTGATCAGGATATCTGTACTTCGTGAGATCAGACCTGGCTTTGGTGGTGTCTCGGACAAAAGCTTTATGCGTTTGAAGCAGATTGTTCTTGATAGATTACCTGAATTTATCAAGTGGGTTGGGGGAGCAAATAGCCATTGTTTTTCAAGGCTTGAATACATCAGTTGCAAACATTGTCCCAATCTCTGCGCGGTGCCCTTCCTGGAGTGCTCTGTCTCCTATACCAATCTTTGGTATTTTTCCATTGATGATTGCCCAAAGTTGTCTCTGCCCCCCATGCCTCACATCTCCACGCTGAGATATTCACTACCAGAAAAATTGG